tatttttattattatttcattaaaaaaacttataagTATATAGACAATTTACAAAGTAAGGTTGTTCCAATATGAAGTGGGGGCCAATGATTTGACAATAATGGCTAATTATGAGCCAATCACGAGAGAATGTGCTGATTTTTATGACGATTTTGCCATTTGGGTTATGATATGCGTCAAGAAGTTTTATGGACTTATTCTGGGTTTTGGAATTTGTTCGtgactttattttttcttttttatgtccTTATAGTTATCAGAAtatgattcaagttttgatatattgatatgctcaaattttacttctctaaagaagtataagcggtcgtatcaagtaaaaaatggtttagacttaacttcaatgtacgaTTACTTCTaattagtcaagtcctttccaaaaaactagtaattaaagggggggggggttgtgaaataaaagtattttaatgtTGCTAAATCAAACAAGTAACGGGAGTAAatctttggtgtttatcaagttgtaagagaaactagggtgtaagtgtttcccataggttcataacgtcgtaaacctagctataacaattctaccctagtgttttgcatgcaaagtgataagttaggtatctctaaatccctGGTCCGgtatttagagaatttcaccatgtaccttggtccggctacgtgtgtataagtTACTAACACTTACCTTAACTTCATATTAAGTGTTGtattcgatgtatgacttagttgttactttgcaccaatctagactagcctattatatagcatctcactaaatctatgttgataattcttttcctattaactacccccttggttcggcaagtagcaataaggcgagttctaacgcgtccactcgttaaaaagacttctaaggaaaagaattatcaatacatgcaataacctatgtgagaattgttattaagctacgtttactttgttaatcacccacggttcccacaaccctagttgtggatttagttacccatgcataaaagaacacaattcatagttgataaacaataaatcatgaacttactttgacaaattcgaagaaaatccataaattcaacttgaaaccacaaaaatcacttgaaaacgaaatccaaaaatttgaattaatgtcaaagttgcaaaaacaaatctccaagaacaaaactaAGAAAGTAGCaatagaatccaaccccaaaaacgaggttttgaaccctatttataaaaacattttccaaaattaaaaggaattctaataaggaaagttgtccaaaaaacGCGGCTTCAATCAACAACCCCCAAAGGCGGTCCGTCGATCAAACGACGGatcgtcgactgcctccgtaaGTCAAGACTTAGTATcttttttaaccttaaaattgCATATTCTCTGATCCAATCAACGGACAAACAATATGGTCTGTCGATGCTTCTCATCGTTCCTTACTTTTAGCTTTTTTCTAACATTGGGTAATGGAACTTTGTCTTATCAGATCGATGATTTATCTGGTCAGAATTCCCTGAGTTGCTTCCAGATGCCTGAACCTCCAATCGACGATCACCATCTATGATCCTTCGATGAGACAATGAGCCGTCGACGGCCTTCGTGGGTCACTTACGCGCAAACTCTCCACAGCCTTCTACGTTTTGGTTTTGGACAAAAAGTCTTTAGACAtataacaatcttaaggaaaaagcattgaaaataCTGTGAGACCACGGTACATCATATATTAAGGTAGATAATTGAATATAGAGGgtaatttattatatgaatacTATTAGAATTATGATATTGGAGATGGAATATAACCCTAGGCTTGAAATTTAGAAATATGAGGGTTGACATGATAATTgacataaaaatttaagaacttGGTATTAGATTTGTGTAAGTTTTTTAGTCTATACTAAACCTATAGTAATATGGatgttgttagttttgaaatcttatcgtgattaaatatttgtatagaTTGCATTGGTTTGGAAGCTCAACGAAAAGTGAAGGCTCAAGTTCTGGAGTcattgttcgactatttgaggcaagtggatttctaaacccttgttaaatgtatggaatgcgtgtatttccttgtggtatatgtttgggagtaatgggacttggtgataggttgacttgtccacattgattaattctaatgatgaaaaaaagggtaataaaagTCAATGAGATAAATTGTTTGTAAGAAGTGTTGAGATTGGAGAATGGTTTGTAAGACTTATTGAATCATTGTTGGTATTGTATCATGATTGTGTTGTTGTAAACTGtgaaatgttatgaaaatggtcatctcttCTTTATTTATGTTAACATGTCATTTGTATTGCTTTGACACATGCTTGTGACATGTGCTaagtgcattgagaaagaataagaaattaaagaggatgtaccaatTCGATGACGTATCGCGCGCTGcaatggatactatatttcgaggaaTGTATCATGCGCCGCGATGAAttctatatttcgagggacgcaTCACGTGTTGCGattgttactattatcgaggatcGTATCACACGCCGCTATgaatgcatggacagatatttCCCCTATGGGTCCCAGACTGAGTAgtgggtgtgtatcactaggtcatacatgcatcattatacttgacattgcattccaatGCATTGCACAAACGTATCAtcagtgaacttgatattgtgttttgttgatcttgtgaatgCCTTTCTATGGAACTTGTTATTGatgaatactgagcttgttgttgaggatatataatttcttGAAGTGTTGTTTTTGAAGATATGTAAATTGTCAAAGTGTGTAGATCGTGTTTGTATAAAACTCATAGATGAAGTTTCATGGATCTTTGGGTGATCGAAATTACTTTAGAAAATATCGAATTATGTGCAGGTTAGGTCAACGGGAATAGGTAAGAGCTTGCTACTAAATGGGTCAATGTCTAAGATGCCAGTTGGGGGATCTTAGAAAGGGGTGACAGACTGGTTAATATATCTAGTGGTGGATTTGGATTCTTCCATggaatcaaaagaaaagaattggTGTTGGTATAATTTATGGTTtctgaagaaaccttaccctgATACAAGAATCAGGTTCTTGTAATTCTGTcgtaacacaataaaataaaaatttatcgtGAAAACCTTCcgaactcaaggaagggaaaaatCATACCgaagttttatattaattcaaaatttacaaCTAAGTTAATCAGTGAATGTAACTCTAAACATCTACCATTTtcgattaactataatcgaAAATTCTCCACTCAACAAGAAGTCATACTCACTTCTCGTTTACAAAAACTCTCAAGTCTTCTTAACTCTAACCACTCAAGAAGTCAAATAcacttcttgtttacaattcTCACAACCTctctcccaagaagtcaaacccacttgtTGTTACAATTCTGTCAAGACTCtactcccaagaagtcaaacccacttcttgttactCAATCTataaattattacaactcaataataaacctaaaacaaatcaacaaagacaatcctaaaatttaattgatCGAACTTCAACATTCAATTGTTCAGTGTGAAACAGATTTCGTGGACCTAGTCCTCACGTTGCTGCGATGAAGACCTGTGTTTTTTTCTCCGTAAATGTTGCTCTCAAGATGATGtatttcgtgaatatgcaaTGACTATCGTTCTGGTTTTGCTAGAAAAATTCtcttgatttttgttatttgcAAAGACactttttttcttcaacttatTGATCCTTTATAGAGTTTGATTTGTGACTTCTACAAGGAAAGAAATTACAaatcttttccttcttgaatttGTCAATATTTACCTCTTTCctcatttgacttgaattgtaacttctttatttctttccttttttgacttgaattgctatttttttgtttctttccttctttatttctttccatatttgtttccttcttttccttctttatttctgcactttttcttctttgccgcaatactttttcttctttgccgcAATCTCTCATAATTGTACAGGTCATCTTCATCTGCAGATAGAGTACACATACGACAACAAGTAGTGTaccatgccttcactttatcaatcatcaaatcTACTGTATATGATCTCCTATTTTCCGAtatttttcccctttttgatgatgataaacAATGATTTGTTACACATCAAGACTCCTTGTTAGTCATCAAACCCATCAAAACCAAAAACTTCATGTTTTATCATTCCTCAACAATTTCCCCCTtattgatgatgacaaactatGCATAATATGGTCCTATCCCACATCATGCaacttcccccttttggcatcattgaAAATCAATAACCAAAGAACTCAAATAACATTCGATGAGTGCAGTATAATTTTTAGCTCATAGccacttggacaacactttTAAGTACACTTCTGCTAACAATATAGTAAGTTAATCCGGGGATATTAGTCATCTTATACTCATACACAATTAAAATCTTCAATGAGAAACAGAATAAACAAATATGTACCAGTTTAAGCCTTATCAAAAGCATATGATATCATGAGTATGAGACAGACATAAGCAAATCAAAGAGTCAAAGAGTCTAAAATTTTAGGATGAGTATTAGGACAAAGGTTACTAAAGTGAGGAAGAAAGGGATGTTTACCGCCATAAATGTTTTTTCCAGTAATGCCCATTGTTTACCAGCTCATTCATTCTGTCATAGTTTTCttagaatgtgaaatttcatcaagaaaaACATGAGGTCCAtcacaatcaattttttttaactctacTCCATAACAACTTCATTCCTCCATGGATTTTTTATAGCCTTTTTCTTGATAACATTTTGAAGGAGTATCAACTACAAGTAAGATATTCACCACATTTTGGTGCAATAGAGATGTGCTTATCAATaatgaaaacaaacaacaatttatttctatgtgaaTTGTTTTCCCCGAGAGATAGACAGGTTATACACTTGGATGAAATATCAATATGGAGTTTGAGAACCTGGTTCAGATGTGGGTTGTAAAGCATGGTTCCCCCTAAATTAAAGCATGAGCGGCTTCAAGACTAAGGTTTTCATCATTAGAGCAGTTTGAGATTGAACGATGCTTATTGTCAAAGAGGGTTCTtggtaatttttaaaaaagttgaatttttgatgatCGATCAAGTTCACTAGAGCTTTACATTGATTCTTTAAATGACCTGAGTTTCCACAATGAGTACATAAACTTTTAGACATGTGAATAGTGTGTGCTGCAAGATTATTCTGTTTTTTTAAAACCTATTCCACTTCGACTGGTGGTTTGCCTTTCTTGAATCTGAGTTAAAATTTCAGAGGACAAGGTCCATCTAAGATTTTGTTCCAGATCAAGTTTGGTATGATCAAGATTTTCTTGTAGCAACCTATTTCTTTCGGTCAAGGCTTCACAATTTATGGTTAacaattttagtttttcttccAGAGCTAATTGAAGTTCACTAGCAGAGTTTTTTCCCTTGTGACTTAACTTTGAGATTTTTAtctattcttttaatttattttgaagacAATGATTGTATTTCTCAAGATTATCATTTTCTTCTCTTAAAGATGCATAGTTTTCCATTAATTGTTCTCTTTCAGAATTGATTGACTGATTTGCATCTATAAGAGTACTCAATAAGGACTATAGTTCTTTTTTAGAATATGACTCAATATTAACTTCAATGTGATGAAAACTTACCTTATTTTTttgtcatcttcttcatcatcttcagaATCTGTTTCAATAATGACtgcaagaaaatcatatttatttgattgttttattGCAAGTAGTGATTGATTTTCGAACCTTCCATCCTTAGATTCTTCTAATAAGTCCCCCTAGTGGCAAAGGCTCTTTTTATTGAAAGATCAGTTTCTTGATTGGTCATTCATCTGTTTGTGGAAATGTACATAtcattcttgattttcttttctttctccgAACTATTCCTCTTTTACTCTAGAGATTTTAATGGACAAACGTGACAAAGTGATTTGGACTTTCACACTTGTGACCTACTTGATCTATTGGATTTTCAGTGATTTTTTGAGAGTTCCTTCCGTGGAACACTTGTCCCCTTTTTAACATTCTTGAGAACCTTTTGGTCATTAACGCAATGTTTTCGTCCTCCAAATCTTCTGGTGTTGTGCTAGTAAGAACCaggttcttttcttttcttttgcctccgatttccttttcttattttttcttgagttcataGGTAATGAGATTTTCAATTAATTCATCAATTCCATTCTTCATAAGTATGGTTGGACCGTCCAACACGACTCCCTATAGGTCTGGATTTTCTCCTAGTAAGTGATTCATCATGCCCACCATCCATAATACCTTCCATTAAATAGTGGTGGTCGAGTTTGAGAAGCTCCTTCCTATGGTGTAGGTGGTGCAACCATTGATCCTTTTCAAAATGTTAgtcttttaatgaaaagaccCCCTCCgataccaattgaagaaaccCTACCCTGATACAAGAACCAGGTTTTTATGATTCTACCGcaacacaataaaacaaagattATCGTGGAAACCTTCCTAACTCAAGGAAAGAAAAACCATACCgaagttttatattaattcaagatttacaacTCAGTTAATCAATAATGTAACTCTAAACTTCTACCATTTTCGATTAACTATAATCCAAACCTCTCCACTCAACAAGAAGTTAAAGTCACGTCTCGTTTACAAAAACTCTCAAGTCTTGTTAACTCTAACCACCCAaaaagtcaaacccacttcttgtttacaattcTCACAACCTctctcccaagaagtcaaacccacttatttattacaattctctcaagacaCTACTCCcgagaagtcaaacccacttcttgttacacaATCTATAATTATTACAATTCAGTAATAAACCTAGCacaaatcaacaaagactaataaccCTAAAGTTTAATTGATCGGACTTCACATTCAATTGTTCAGTGTGGAACAGATTTCGTGGACCTGGTCCTTACGTTGCTGTGACGAAGACCtgtatttttttctccattaaataCTGCTCTCAAGATGATGtatttcgtgaatatgcaaTGACTATCGTTCTGGTTTTGCTGGAAAATTCTCTCGATTTTTGTTATTTGCAAAGACACttttttccttcaacttcttgatccttttatagaGTTTGATTTGTcttcaacttctacaaggaaagaaattagaaatccttttccttcttgaatttGTCTAAATTTAgctctttccttatttgacttgaattgtaacttctttatttctttccttttttgacttgaattgctacttttttatttctttccataCTTGTTTcctgctttatttttttttcatattggtttccttctttatttctgcactttttcttctttgccgcaatactttttcttctttgccgcAATCTCTCATAATTGTACAGGTCATCTTCATCTGCAGATAGAATATACATACGACAATAAGTAGTGAACCATGCCTTCgctttatcaatcatcaaaactaatTCATATGTTCTCCTATTTTCCGACAGTTTCagaatatatttatgtaatagaAGGTTAGGCTATGATTTGGTAGGAGGAGGAATGGACTAAAGGGTGCAGTTGACTACATGCGACTTGGGATAGGGTGCATGAGTTAAAATGTAGTGTTCCTTGATAATAAAGGTTGTGATTAAAGGAATCGAGGTCGTATGGTTTCAAGTTATATATTCTTCAGACTAATTACACAATATTATGTGGTAGATTCGGTTCAGTTGGTTTTGCCTATCAGTACGTGTTGCTTAACTGGTACTACTCTCGATATGCAACTCTACGTAATTTGGTCACATGGTCAGTGATGTTTCTTAGGTAAAAGCGATGATGATCTGCGACAACTTATATTCCTCTTTCAATTATGGTGCGAGATGTGTCTtatttacaaatattatattttcttagaaaTTTTTGTACCTATTTAGACTAGTTTCTAGAAAAGGTTTCGTGTATGTTACAAAAGTATCTCATATAAAACAAGGTTGAGACTGgctattttatttaaatgaagTGACATACAGAATTTTGTTTACTTCCGTGatatattttagtttaattGAGTGGTAAAGATTTTTCTACGGAAGATTTAGAGTAAGTGTCTGCACTACACGATAGGTTGGAccgtaaaaaattattttaaaattttaactttacaCATAATATGTTTAAAACATCAGAAAAATTTGATACCTTCTACATATTTTTAGTTCCaatcacaaaatttaatttttttttactttcataaattttatttcaaatcaaaatgagagaaatagattaaaacaaagaaatactatttttttaatattaaaaatatttgtcactAAGTTATGATGAAGAACCATGAATTAATTTAGTGGTCTCATCGTTCCGAAGTGTAGAACTATTTAGTGAAGGCCATATGTAATCATGCAATACCACAAATGATGAATTTCCTCTCACTTATGTAAGAACACTTTTTTACGATAATGacattttattctttcttgGCAACAGGTTACTGGTTATAAATGGACTCAATGATATGATCCTTTCTTTTTAACAGGGAATTAATCTATAACATACAAGAAAATTGACATATTTTGTCCTGAAAATAACATCTTATCAACTATCAAATTTATATACTATTcctgtttaatttattttttgaagatattatttttttaatatttaataaatcttTACTCTTAGCACATATTTTAAACAACATATTTAtgatcataatatttttaaaaaataatacaatacataaaacaaaattttatcttgaaattataaaaaatttgaaaacttattttcataaattatgtGTTAAGTCAAATTAAGACTAACTGACGAatagaaacaataataataggATTGACCTATAAGCTGTTATCAAAATGGGATTTTGTTTATAAATTTGTATGTCACAAGTCATAAGTCACAATTTATGTGTAACAaagttatgtaattttttttaaaaaaatggatgaCTAAGATCAATTTTATGTTGTGTAACAAATTAATACTTCTGATACAAATTTCTTAATATATTGTGATACTGTTTAGTTGCACATGCATGCTTATAAATAGTTGTTTTTTTTActtaagagaaaagacataaagagacCATCGAAGTTGTCCcatatttgcataaagacaccTAAACTTTTGAAGTGTCCTATCACACCCCTAAACAACTATATATCGTTGTAAATTGGCCATTTTTATCCATTAACTCATCTGGGTTGTTTACACGCACGTTAGGCGCGTCATGggccatttttcctttttatttaccACTTTAAAACAGCCACatgtcattttctttctttaatattaattatttaatcaatttttgtatcTTCCCCAATTTAAACTCAAGAATAGCCGTTGGTAGCcctaaaattttgatttccaTGGCAAGAACAATATTGGTGCTCTCTTTTTGACgacttcttcatcttcctcaagAAACTAAGGTAGGAATTCGtgttttctcttttaatttccaGTATAAAcgttaatttgaagtttttttatggttgaatttcttctcaattttgtGGTTAgtttttgaaggaaaatgtcAAATGCAATGTTGAATCGTATTTGTAATGATGAGAATGATCCGATGTTGCGAGTGAAACTGCGATGCAAACATGGTGACTTACTATCAATGCAAACTTCATGGTCGGAGCATAACCCAGCTCGAAGATTTTGGTCTTGTCCACGCTATCGTGTatgtttactaatttttttatggagatcttttgtttatgtatttttctttaatttgtgtTTTGCGTATTTTAGGAGGATGCGTGCAACTTCTTTAGATGGAGGGATCGAGAAGAAGTTGATATAAGATCCAAGTATGTTATTCCGAGATTAGCAAAGAGAATTAAGGAGTTGGAAGAAATATTGACATCTTATGAAAGTCGTGTTGAAAGTAACCAAGTCATGatgaaggagaaaaagaagggCAAATGTTGTAACTTGAAGCTAATCGTCTTGATCATTATTGTGTGTTTTCTATGTTTAAGTCTAACCAAGAATGTGAAGGATGGAAGTTGTAGGTGTGTGCAACCAAAATTGCCATAGACATGTTTAGTtactttcaaatttttgaaattgtaggTGTGTGTACCTAGAAGCTAATTGTCTTGATCTTGCTAGTTGTAGGTGTGTGTAACTTGAAAGATTGTTGAATGTTCAAGTTATTGTTGTTCTTTGTTGTCGAAATTGTTATGATTTGAACAATtagttaatgtatttggttCTCTAATCTATATTATCGTGGCAACCATTTGAGAAGCTTCACAAATATGTCAATTACAATTAAAAAGGCAATAACAAAACTGACAAAAAAGAAGACTTCATAATCGAGTTTGATTCCAACCATTCAAGTTTGTTTGGTTACACCCAAAATTGAGTTTGTTTCCAATAAAAAACAACACAAATATATGCTTAGTTAAATTTTgtttgtcaaaatgaacaagACAACATCAAAATGCCCTACTTCCATGGCACAGAAGTTTTTCTACTTGAAGTTGTTTGGCCTTGGCTATTAGCAGCATTAGCAGCAGCTACAGACCTAGTTTGGATAACCTTTTCAGCCCTCATTCTTTCCAGGTTGCTACTTGTAATAGTTGTCTTCCCCTTCCATTTGAATCCACGTACTGGTGTGTAGCCAATATCACCAGTGACAACATCAGCCCTCTTTGTAACTTTTGTACCAGTATTGATGACTCTTCTACTTGGCAATCCAGGCTGCTTAGTCAAATAAATACACAGTCAAATATTAGACAATTACATTGAGGTTTGCAATCACAATTGTAAACTTGCATTGATAGTTGTAAACTTACATTGAGAGTTGTAAATCCATCTTTAGCTTGGTATATGCCAACACCTACCATTCTTGGCCTTTTAAAAGGTCTTGTTTGTCCTCCACTAGTGTCTTCATGTTCTACTGGTCTCTTCCCTCTTCCTAGGCCTCCTCTACTGTAGTTTGCTTCTGAACTAGTTTGACTATGTTGAGTCATTCCTCTTCCTCTACTTAGTCCTTCATTCACATTTCTTTCTTGAGCCATTTCTCTTCCTGATCCTGCTCCTCTACCTGTACCTCTACCTCTACCTCTACCATTTACAGTCTGTACTttgaaatcaaatattaaagCATATCTATATTATCTaacaatgatataataattagatATATTACCTCTGTGTTTGTAACATTTTCATGTGATTGAGCTGGAACACCTCTGCCACTTGCTCTTCCTCTTGTTGCTCTTCCTCTTGTTGCTCTTCCTGTGCCTTTTCCTCTACCACTTTCAGTAGCctgtatattaatatatcaatatatatacatcaacatataACATACATTTGAgagtaacaaataaaagtacCTGTGTATGAGAAGATGGTTCAGATGACTGACTTGGACCAGTACTTCTTGCCTGAGAAACTGGTTCAGTTGATTGACTTGGATCAGCTTGGTTTCTTGTAGGACATCCTCCTTTATTGTGTCCTTGTGTGCCACATTTGCTACAAGTCATTACAGCACCTCTTTTGCTCAACTTTCCAGTTTTTCTGCTTTCATCTGCTTCCTTTCTTCTAACCTTAACTGGTCTTCCAGGCAACTTTCTGATCTTTGGTGGCTTTACAATTGGATTATTTGAGGTTGACCACATTTTCATGTTATTCATTGGCTGAATAAAATGGGCATATGTGCTGAGGTAGGTTTCCTTGCTATAACAGCTAGCCACATAATGGATTGGTTCCAAGTTTTTGTAATGAAGGGCAGCAACACCATGAGGACAAGGAATTCCCCTAAGCTGCCAGGATCTGCAACTACACCTCCTATTAACAATGTCCACAGTGTGTGTAAACCCATGGTGTTTAATCTCAAAACCTCTTTCTCCATTCCAAGTCAAGTTACATTGCATAGacttttgaatgttttcttgCAAAATCTTCAAAGACATAGGAGATATATCAATGATCCAAGTGTTTGAGAACTCTCTCAAATCACCAATTCTTTTCATCATCTTCACCCTTATCTCCTCAAGCATTGTAATGATGGTTTTATACCTTGCAGACACTATCCAAGCATTAAAGCTTTCTGCCATATTGTTGTCCACAACATCACATTTGctatattcttcaaaatacTTCTTGCACCATGTATTCAAATTGTACCATAAAAGATTATCTAAACCTTCTTGTCCTAATTTCCTCATTGTCTCTATATTGTCCTTCATCTCAGCTTCAAATGTGGATTTAGCAATCCTCCAAAACACTCTTCTTCTTTCAACTCCTTTCCAATTTTTTGACCAATTTGCAAGAACATGTCTTGCACATTTTCTATGTTCAACAAGTGGCAATAAAGTATCCACAGCAATTTCTAGTCCCTAACAAACCAACATAACagaaaaagaatcaattaaAGTGCAAaactcaacaacaataaaatagtaagaTGGATATCAGTAATTACCTTTTGCATATCACTAATGATGGATAGTTGATGCCCTTCTCCAAGTTCAAGATCATTCTTCACTAGTTCAAGAAACCATGTCCAGGTATACTGATTCTCAACCTCAACAACTGCCCAAGCAATAGGGAGCATTTGGTTGTTTCCATCTCTACAAACTGCCACTAACAACTGGCCTTTACACACACCTTTGAGAAAACACCCATCAAAACCAATCAACCTTCTAGCACCTCCAAAAAATGCTTTCTTTAAAGCATTGAAGCAAACATAAAATCCTTCAAAAAATTTCTGCCCAGTTTCAGAATCTTCTCCAACCTTCACTACACAAGTACTACCTGGATTACTCCTTAATATTTCATCTCTATAATCAAAAATCCTACCATACTCCACAATGTGATCACCCATGATCTCTTGTAACACTCTAGTCCTAGCTCTTCTCACTGTTGTCCTACCAACATTAATATCCAACTCCTTTCTAATAATGTCCTGCAACAAGACAATGCTGATGTTTGGCTGTTGAGTTattctttctttgtatttggTGGCCAAAAACTTTGAGTTGCACAGGTAGTTATGAGTTGATGTCAAACATTTATGGATAGGGTTGTATGTTTTAACAATGAAATCTCCACTAGTTTTATCCTGACTTGCACACAACAACCAAGGACAACTCTCTTTACAACATCTCACTCTAACTCTGTCAGGCtcatttacatatttttcaatttgaatatgTTCTTGGATTGCATATCTTGTCACTGCCACTCTAAATTCTTCAACAGTTCCAAAAACCAGTCCTAATTCCCAAACAATCTTTTCAGCAGTTGTATCAAACACAACTCTATTTGGGGTTTTCTTCCTCCTAACAGGTTTATGCACTACTTGATCAACCTCTTCACCATCTATTTCAAAGCTAGGAACTTCATCACTTAGATAATAAGGTTCATCACCTCCTAGCTTACCAACTAAGCTTTCCCTAATACCATTATTTGTCTCATCGTACCCTATATCTGGACCTTTCTCATTAA
The nucleotide sequence above comes from Solanum pennellii chromosome 9, SPENNV200. Encoded proteins:
- the LOC107030675 gene encoding uncharacterized protein LOC107030675 — protein: MGDHIVEYGRIFDYRDEILRSNPGSTCVVKVGEDSETGQKFFEGFYVCFNALKKAFFGGARRLIGFDGCFLKGVCKGQLLVAVCRDGNNQMLPIAWAVVEVENQYTWTWFLELVKNDLELGEGHQLSIISDMQKGLEIAVDTLLPLVEHRKCARHVLANWSKNWKGVERRRVFWRIAKSTFEAEMKDNIETMRKLGQEGLDNLLWYNLNTWCKKYFEEYSKCDVVDNNMAESFNAWIVSARYKTIITMLEEIRVKMMKRIGDLREFSNTWIIDISPMSLKILQENIQKSMQCNLTWNGERGFEIKHHGFTHTVDIVNRRCSCRSWQLRGIPCPHGVAALHYKNLEPIHYVASCYSKETYLSTYAHFIQPMNNMKMWSTSNNPIVKPPKIRKLPGRPVKVRRKEADESRKTGKLSKRGAVMTCSKCGTQGHNKGGCPTRNQADPSQSTEPVSQARSTGPSQSSEPSSHTQATESGRGKGTGRATRGRATRGRASGRGVPAQSHENVTNTETVNGRGRGRGTGRGAGSGREMAQERNVNEGLSRGRGMTQHSQTSSEANYSRGGLGRGKRPVEHEDTSGGQTRPFKRPRMVGVGIYQAKDGFTTLNPGLPSRRVINTGTKVTKRADVVTGDIGYTPVRGFKWKGKTTITSSNLERMRAEKVIQTRSVAAANAANSQGQTTSSRKTSVPWK